From a region of the Thiorhodovibrio winogradskyi genome:
- a CDS encoding DUF4214 domain-containing protein, whose amino-acid sequence MGSTIQIAEAFLQSSEFVDQQGALTSTSLVETLFGAMLQRASSETELSTWSQALESGTSAGALLLDLAQQPEYLALQEDSLLLNSLYLSTLDRAPDDAGLAWWQSQLTQSDDNLGAIAGFITSREYQQRFVPAASDSPASGFDDGAALGLLGQSEPADLGGVLLG is encoded by the coding sequence TTGGGGTCCACTATACAGATCGCCGAGGCCTTCCTGCAGTCCTCTGAGTTCGTCGATCAGCAGGGTGCGCTGACCAGTACCTCGCTGGTTGAAACGCTGTTTGGCGCGATGCTGCAACGTGCTTCGAGCGAGACAGAACTCAGTACCTGGAGTCAAGCCCTGGAAAGCGGCACCTCAGCGGGCGCGTTGCTGCTGGACCTGGCGCAACAGCCCGAGTACTTAGCGCTGCAGGAAGACAGCCTGCTGCTCAACAGTCTGTATCTCTCCACCTTGGATCGCGCGCCGGATGATGCCGGCCTGGCCTGGTGGCAGAGCCAACTCACCCAGAGCGATGATAACCTTGGTGCCATCGCTGGGTTCATCACCAGCCGCGAGTATCAGCAGCGATTCGTGCCGGCGGCGTCTGACAGTCCAGCCAGTGGGTTTGATGATGGCGCTGCGCTGGGCCTGCTTGGCCAGTCGGAGCCTGCCGATCTAGGAGGGGTGCTGCTGGGATAG
- a CDS encoding P-loop NTPase family protein, translating into MLADISSGYNVSNDVSLDARFVDLCGFTEAEIAAVLDALAAEQERDQDWSARMLATMRTWYNGYRFGYEPGPGLYNPTLALYFFDALATTGQPPREMLDSNLAMDRNRIDFVARQPHGAELIGAALDPEHPPVMWRSSSPPRHRISTLGTT; encoded by the coding sequence GTGCTGGCGGACATATCCAGTGGCTACAACGTCTCCAATGATGTCAGCCTGGATGCGCGTTTTGTTGATCTATGCGGCTTCACCGAGGCGGAAATCGCCGCTGTGCTGGATGCGCTCGCCGCCGAACAAGAGCGGGATCAAGACTGGTCAGCGCGCATGCTCGCGACCATGCGCACCTGGTACAACGGCTATCGCTTTGGCTACGAGCCAGGACCCGGTCTCTACAATCCCACCCTGGCGCTGTACTTTTTCGATGCGCTCGCCACCACCGGGCAACCACCACGCGAAATGCTCGACAGCAACCTGGCGATGGATCGCAACCGCATCGATTTTGTCGCCCGTCAGCCGCATGGCGCTGAACTGATCGGTGCCGCGCTGGATCCCGAACATCCGCCGGTGATGTGGCGTAGCTCATCACCGCCTCGCCATCGCATCTCCACCTTGGGCACGACCTGA
- a CDS encoding DUF4347 domain-containing protein, translating into MTSYTTSARSENAGATPTEFDAATFTGFSTLLEAASLDSPVMDTSRSEVVFIDGAIADYQTLLDGIDPNAEVVLLDAKRDGIQQMAEYLSGREGIDAVHLISHGSTGQVHAGNARLSEATLEQYREELATIGQALTEDGDLLLYGCHIGAEDIGADFITRIAEMTSADVTASKDPTGADKFGGNWKLEVAAGEIEAKLPFTGITLDRFNTLLATTYSFEDAFGGDQTAQSTLTVSGFQFATYDSLGSSVADLNWYNGTGSTADGFDKSDFFVAGLQIPGPTFADELRISSSDGNNFRLTSFWARAEGEDQEGNHVVTAYSDGNFVGTVTISIPYYGTDNNFGNIFDFSANTNFQNIDEFRIRGNSTGVYFGFDQMVVDAAVSPNAAPAVTLPTTPTVNEDSSGNAISGILIADTDNDNQTVTLTATNGALALTGNGGATVTDNDGSDGTLAFNGTVSQVNTALGNLTFTPTADFAGSATIQIQTNDGNGGTDDETLNVTVTTVNDAPLLDAAATPVLTAVEEDAGAPTGAVGTPVTSLVEIGSGLNNVTDVDTGAQTGVAITGLAAGLNLWYSINNGANWTQFGSALADAMALVLFADANTRIFLQPTTSNFNGTVTDAISFHAWDRTGGFANGATVNVTTAGTGGITPFSSATDTANLAVTAVNDVPIFTGLDDTPIYTEGGSAVMLDGDVLVADTELDALNSGSGNYNGASVTLARNAGANAQDVFSNSGLLGTLTQGASFSYDSTEVGTVTTNSSGTLKLTFNANATSALVDSVLQSIAYSNNSNDPPASVTLDWTFNDGTADSSGSNQTAVTITPVNDAPTLTANGSDPAFNEDEAAVTLFSAASASTVESGQTFTGLTLTVTNVTDGASEILSIGGTDVPLIPTDGSLIAITGGGSAAVTLDGSTATVTVTDMTRDAAALQSLVEGISYRNISDDPTIADRIVTITSLTDSGGTANGGVETAHLTIASTLSLTAVNDAPVLVLSETTQGFETSDSLTSNFNDGNATPVMSWSETAGLSGGGGVSIPGGTSEVWTANQGLTLVIGETYTLSTFAYISGNSGYGGLGFAVNDSNLPGSTTAGTNGFNLGIGFHGGGGSYINDDSETNLSWTGTSGGDALVTGNWYRLSYAITPTGSNSFEVSFEIWNSDASGVVGTRAADPVSTTLTNPHLTEGLTVYPYFSNNGSRLGVIDDFTVTSFSSGYALTATDEDTTSTSTAVSTILSGLGYSDSDSAQSGAAISETTGNGTWQYSTDGGSTWTAVGAVSASAALLLDADQLLRYVPDGVSDETATLTLRGWDQSSGAPGTTADTSSNGGSTAFSATTGTVSISVTEVNDAPTLSANGSDPTFTEDGSAVILFSDASASTAESGQTFQGLTLTVTHVSDSAESLAIDGSTVELKNDASGTTTNNSLSYSVSVAAGTATVTLSGGTLAAADLQTLIDGISYSNSSQNPSTANTREVTITSIQDSGGTADGGVDTAAPNIGSTVTLVAVNDAPVIANLDADNPSFVVGASSPVKLDTGDAATLTDVDHSSFGHSGFLLVTQSSSGSIATGNLSFDGTTVKAGADGVVTSGERVTVNGTDIGVVTTIAAADNTIHDLLKITFDTGAATPALISTLLQNLSYTETPSNTAIGDRRFDISVNDGEESSSVATVTLTGAAAPTLTSATYDWASGQLLVTGTDFIAQPGDDNDIDVSKLSLVGEGGDSVTLTSSPVEISSATQFSVTLNAADQDAVNQIFNKNGASSTGGTTYNLTAAEDWAAGVEASITLADLTGNGITVSNVAAPTIASATYNGRTGVLEVTGSGFLKRDGADNDIDASRFTITGEAGNTHTLTDTADVEITSATRFSLTLSETDKTAVNALINQNGTASSDNTTYNLAATENWALGADTAVDVADLTGNGITATVNQPPLITSDLGGDTAAVDAVENSTAVTTVTATDGDDDTVTFSITGGADQDLFQIDANSGVLSFKTAPDFENPSDSDNSYEVVVQASDGYGGSDTQSITATVTDVNEAPTITSGDTGSVEENAATSSVIYRAQATDPDAGQTLTYSLGGTDADLLTIDANSGAVTLKASADFETKPSYGFTVIATDNGSGSLSDTRAVTVNVVNLNDVATGSVSIDGTATQGEVLTANTSTLADADGLGSFSYVWKADGSIIDGASASTYTLTQAEVGKAISVEVRYTDQQGTAEGPITSTATDPVTNLNDAPEITSNGGGDTAAFSVAENSINVTQMTGFDIDGDPLSFAIVGGADQARFGINPDTGVLTFLNAPDFESPDDSDRDNRYEVAVQVSDGNGGSDTQTISVTITDVAEPAPEPEPEPEPEPEPEPEPEPEPEPEPEPEPEPEPEPEPEPEPEPEPEPEPEPEPIIPPPEDWDELPDDDGDGVPEVVEDFVPALIEGGATGDGNGDGIPDREQADVASVPIRQTDQVSVNPDAPSIFVTLVGGVFADDGSGSAPVPEGGVLIRGLTQRDAPADRPTDLAMPLGLIGFDAEITNGSTAVPFSLLVDGALGVNGFWKQTSDGDWVNLASSEFGGQVVTVGAMTRLDFVIEDNGLFDTNPAIGSITDPGAPGYREPLEPPPTDCPYRPFQPDSDGDGVPDDLEARLGLDPALKDNDVFNDSALFVQQLYRDLLWREGEDAGVAYWTGALEAGANHEQVVMAFLDAPEYQATAGLIGRFYEGALGRAPDACGLDCWVAQAQAGVPMEQ; encoded by the coding sequence ATGACCTCGTATACGACCTCAGCGCGGTCAGAAAATGCCGGTGCCACCCCGACCGAGTTTGACGCGGCGACCTTTACTGGTTTCTCTACTCTGCTAGAAGCGGCGTCGCTTGATTCGCCGGTGATGGATACCTCCCGCAGTGAAGTCGTGTTCATCGATGGCGCCATTGCCGATTATCAGACACTGCTGGACGGTATTGATCCCAACGCCGAGGTGGTTCTGCTGGATGCCAAGCGCGACGGTATTCAACAGATGGCGGAATACCTGAGCGGGCGCGAGGGCATCGACGCAGTGCATCTGATCAGCCACGGCAGCACCGGGCAAGTGCATGCCGGCAATGCCAGGCTTTCCGAGGCAACGCTTGAGCAGTACCGCGAGGAGCTGGCGACCATCGGCCAGGCGCTGACCGAGGACGGGGATTTGCTACTCTATGGCTGCCATATCGGGGCCGAAGACATCGGGGCTGACTTCATTACTCGGATTGCGGAGATGACCAGCGCGGATGTGACGGCATCGAAGGATCCGACCGGGGCTGATAAGTTCGGTGGAAATTGGAAATTGGAGGTCGCCGCCGGGGAGATTGAGGCGAAACTACCCTTCACAGGAATAACGCTTGACCGTTTTAACACCCTGCTAGCGACGACCTATAGCTTTGAGGATGCGTTCGGCGGCGATCAGACCGCTCAATCAACGCTGACAGTGAGTGGCTTCCAGTTCGCGACCTACGACAGTTTGGGTAGCTCGGTTGCGGACCTGAACTGGTATAACGGCACTGGTTCCACAGCTGATGGATTCGACAAGTCTGATTTTTTCGTCGCCGGTCTACAAATCCCTGGGCCTACTTTCGCCGATGAGCTTCGTATCAGCAGTAGCGATGGGAACAACTTTCGATTAACAAGTTTTTGGGCGCGCGCCGAGGGTGAAGATCAGGAAGGCAACCATGTCGTCACCGCATACAGTGACGGTAATTTTGTTGGAACGGTGACCATCTCCATCCCTTATTACGGTACCGATAATAACTTCGGCAACATCTTTGATTTTTCAGCCAATACCAACTTCCAGAATATTGACGAGTTCCGTATTCGCGGCAATAGCACAGGTGTCTATTTCGGGTTTGATCAGATGGTGGTTGATGCAGCGGTGTCTCCAAATGCCGCGCCGGCTGTCACCCTGCCAACAACGCCCACAGTCAACGAAGACAGCAGTGGCAACGCAATTTCTGGCATCTTGATCGCCGACACTGACAACGACAATCAAACCGTGACGCTGACCGCCACCAATGGCGCCCTCGCGCTGACGGGCAATGGCGGTGCAACGGTGACCGACAATGACGGCAGCGATGGAACCCTGGCGTTTAATGGGACCGTTTCTCAAGTCAACACAGCCCTCGGCAACCTCACCTTCACCCCGACCGCCGATTTCGCCGGCAGCGCGACCATCCAGATCCAGACCAACGATGGCAACGGCGGCACCGACGACGAAACGCTTAATGTAACTGTGACGACCGTGAACGATGCACCCTTACTGGATGCGGCAGCAACACCGGTACTGACGGCGGTGGAGGAGGATGCTGGGGCGCCGACGGGCGCGGTGGGCACGCCAGTGACCAGCCTGGTAGAGATCGGCAGCGGGCTGAACAACGTCACCGATGTCGATACTGGCGCTCAGACCGGGGTGGCGATCACCGGCCTGGCGGCCGGGCTGAATCTCTGGTACTCGATCAACAATGGCGCCAACTGGACGCAGTTCGGCAGCGCACTGGCCGACGCCATGGCGCTGGTGCTGTTCGCCGACGCCAACACTCGCATCTTCCTTCAGCCGACCACGTCTAACTTCAACGGCACGGTCACCGACGCCATCAGCTTTCATGCTTGGGACCGCACCGGCGGCTTCGCCAATGGCGCCACGGTGAACGTCACCACGGCTGGCACTGGCGGCATAACCCCCTTTAGCTCCGCCACCGACACCGCAAATCTGGCCGTCACGGCGGTCAACGATGTGCCGATCTTTACTGGCCTGGATGATACGCCCATTTACACCGAAGGCGGCAGCGCGGTAATGCTGGACGGTGATGTGCTCGTGGCCGATACCGAACTGGATGCACTGAACAGCGGCAGCGGCAACTACAACGGTGCCAGCGTCACTCTTGCCCGCAATGCTGGAGCCAACGCGCAGGATGTCTTCAGCAATAGCGGCTTGCTCGGCACCCTGACTCAGGGGGCTTCCTTCAGCTATGATAGCACCGAGGTGGGCACTGTCACCACCAACAGCTCGGGCACCCTCAAACTGACCTTCAACGCCAATGCCACCTCGGCGCTGGTTGATAGCGTGTTGCAAAGCATCGCCTACAGCAACAACTCCAACGACCCACCCGCCAGCGTCACCCTGGACTGGACCTTCAACGACGGCACCGCCGACAGCAGTGGCAGCAACCAGACCGCAGTGACCATCACCCCGGTCAACGACGCACCCACGCTCACCGCCAACGGCTCTGATCCGGCTTTCAACGAAGACGAAGCCGCCGTCACCCTGTTCAGCGCCGCCTCGGCCAGCACCGTGGAAAGCGGCCAGACTTTCACCGGGCTGACCCTGACGGTGACGAATGTGACTGACGGAGCCAGTGAGATCCTGTCCATTGGCGGCACCGATGTGCCACTGATTCCCACCGACGGCAGCCTGATTGCGATCACTGGGGGTGGCAGTGCCGCCGTGACCTTGGATGGCAGCACGGCGACCGTCACGGTCACCGACATGACCCGCGATGCCGCAGCCCTGCAAAGCCTGGTCGAGGGCATCAGCTACCGCAACATCAGCGATGATCCTACGATTGCTGATCGGATAGTCACCATCACCTCGCTGACCGACTCCGGTGGCACCGCCAATGGCGGAGTGGAAACCGCTCATCTGACCATCGCCTCCACCCTCAGCCTGACGGCAGTCAACGACGCCCCCGTCCTCGTGCTCAGCGAGACCACCCAGGGCTTCGAGACCTCCGACAGCCTCACCAGCAACTTCAACGACGGTAACGCCACGCCGGTGATGTCCTGGAGCGAGACCGCCGGGCTCTCCGGCGGGGGCGGCGTGAGTATCCCCGGCGGCACCAGCGAGGTCTGGACGGCCAACCAAGGCCTCACCCTGGTCATCGGCGAGACCTACACCCTATCGACCTTTGCCTATATCTCTGGCAACAGCGGCTATGGCGGCCTAGGCTTTGCGGTCAACGACAGCAACCTCCCTGGGTCCACCACTGCGGGCACCAACGGCTTCAACCTCGGCATCGGCTTTCACGGCGGCGGTGGGTCGTACATCAACGACGACAGCGAGACCAACCTCTCCTGGACCGGCACCAGCGGCGGGGATGCCCTGGTCACCGGCAACTGGTATCGGCTGAGCTACGCCATCACCCCCACTGGCAGCAACAGCTTTGAGGTCAGCTTCGAGATCTGGAACAGCGATGCCTCTGGCGTGGTGGGGACTCGGGCGGCGGATCCCGTTTCCACCACCCTGACCAACCCCCATCTCACCGAGGGGCTGACGGTCTATCCCTATTTCTCCAATAACGGCAGCCGCCTGGGCGTGATCGACGACTTCACCGTTACCTCGTTCAGCAGCGGGTACGCCCTCACCGCCACCGACGAAGACACCACCAGCACCTCGACCGCCGTAAGCACCATCCTATCCGGCCTGGGCTACAGCGACAGCGACTCGGCGCAATCCGGGGCAGCCATCTCCGAAACCACGGGCAACGGCACCTGGCAATACTCGACCGACGGCGGCAGCACCTGGACAGCGGTGGGCGCGGTGAGCGCCTCCGCGGCCCTGCTGCTGGATGCAGACCAACTGCTGCGCTATGTGCCCGACGGGGTCAGCGACGAAACCGCGACCCTAACTCTACGTGGCTGGGACCAGAGCAGCGGCGCACCCGGTACCACGGCGGACACCAGCAGCAACGGCGGCAGCACCGCCTTCTCGGCCACCACCGGGACTGTCAGCATTTCGGTCACCGAGGTCAACGATGCCCCCACGCTTTCGGCCAACGGCTCTGATCCCACCTTCACCGAAGACGGCAGCGCCGTCATCCTGTTCAGCGATGCCTCGGCCAGCACGGCGGAAAGCGGCCAGACCTTCCAGGGCCTGACGCTGACGGTCACGCATGTCTCCGACAGCGCGGAGTCACTTGCCATCGACGGCAGCACGGTCGAACTGAAGAACGACGCATCAGGCACCACCACCAACAACAGCCTGAGCTACAGCGTCAGCGTGGCCGCCGGCACGGCCACGGTGACACTCTCGGGCGGCACGCTCGCCGCGGCCGACCTGCAAACACTGATCGACGGCATCAGCTACAGCAACAGCAGCCAGAACCCCAGCACCGCCAACACCCGAGAGGTGACCATCACCTCGATCCAGGACAGCGGCGGCACCGCCGACGGCGGGGTCGATACCGCCGCGCCCAACATCGGCTCGACGGTGACGCTGGTGGCAGTGAATGATGCACCCGTGATCGCCAATCTGGACGCTGACAACCCGAGCTTTGTCGTCGGCGCCAGCAGCCCGGTCAAGCTGGATACCGGCGATGCCGCCACCCTGACCGATGTCGATCACAGCAGCTTTGGTCACAGCGGCTTCCTGCTGGTCACCCAATCCAGCAGTGGCTCCATCGCCACCGGTAATCTCTCCTTCGACGGCACCACCGTCAAGGCCGGCGCTGATGGCGTGGTGACCTCCGGCGAGCGCGTCACGGTCAATGGCACCGACATCGGTGTGGTCACCACCATCGCCGCCGCGGACAACACGATCCATGACCTGCTCAAGATCACCTTCGACACCGGCGCCGCCACCCCGGCGCTGATCAGCACCCTGCTGCAAAACCTCTCCTACACCGAAACGCCCAGCAACACCGCGATAGGTGATCGCCGCTTCGACATCAGCGTCAATGATGGTGAGGAGTCCTCATCGGTCGCGACCGTGACCCTCACCGGCGCTGCCGCCCCGACCCTCACCAGCGCCACCTACGACTGGGCCAGCGGTCAACTGCTGGTGACCGGGACGGATTTCATCGCCCAGCCGGGGGACGACAACGACATCGATGTCAGCAAGCTCAGCCTGGTGGGGGAGGGCGGCGACAGCGTCACCCTGACCAGCAGCCCGGTTGAGATTAGCAGCGCGACCCAGTTCAGTGTCACCCTGAATGCGGCTGACCAAGACGCCGTCAACCAGATCTTTAACAAAAACGGTGCCAGCTCCACGGGTGGCACAACCTACAACCTGACCGCCGCCGAAGACTGGGCAGCCGGGGTCGAGGCCAGCATCACCCTGGCCGACCTGACCGGCAATGGCATCACGGTCAGCAACGTCGCCGCGCCCACCATCGCCAGCGCCACCTACAACGGCAGAACCGGCGTGCTCGAGGTCACCGGCAGCGGATTCCTCAAGCGTGATGGCGCGGACAACGACATCGATGCCAGCCGCTTCACCATCACCGGCGAAGCCGGCAACACCCATACCCTCACCGATACCGCCGATGTCGAGATCACCAGCGCGACCCGCTTCAGCCTGACCCTGTCGGAAACCGACAAAACCGCCGTCAACGCCTTGATCAACCAAAACGGCACCGCGTCAAGCGACAACACCACCTACAACCTGGCGGCTACGGAAAACTGGGCATTGGGTGCCGATACGGCGGTCGATGTCGCTGATCTGACGGGCAATGGGATCACCGCGACTGTTAACCAACCGCCGCTGATCACCAGCGACCTCGGCGGCGACACCGCTGCCGTGGATGCGGTGGAAAACAGCACCGCGGTCACCACCGTCACCGCCACCGATGGCGACGATGACACCGTCACCTTCAGCATTACCGGCGGCGCCGACCAGGACTTGTTCCAGATCGATGCCAACAGCGGTGTGCTGAGTTTCAAGACCGCCCCGGACTTCGAGAACCCGAGCGACAGCGACAACAGCTATGAGGTCGTGGTGCAAGCCAGTGACGGCTACGGCGGCAGCGACACACAGAGCATCACGGCGACCGTCACCGACGTCAATGAAGCGCCGACCATCACCAGCGGCGACACTGGCTCGGTCGAGGAAAACGCCGCCACCAGCTCGGTGATCTACAGAGCACAGGCGACTGATCCCGACGCTGGCCAGACATTGACCTATAGCCTCGGCGGCACCGATGCCGACCTGCTCACGATTGACGCCAACAGCGGGGCGGTCACACTCAAGGCTAGCGCCGACTTTGAGACCAAGCCCAGCTACGGCTTCACCGTCATCGCCACCGATAACGGCAGTGGGAGCCTGAGCGACACCCGGGCGGTCACTGTCAATGTTGTCAACCTCAACGACGTCGCCACCGGCAGCGTCAGCATCGACGGCACTGCCACCCAAGGCGAAGTCCTCACTGCCAACACCAGCACCCTGGCCGACGCCGACGGCCTCGGCAGCTTCAGCTATGTCTGGAAGGCCGATGGCAGCATCATCGACGGCGCCAGCGCCAGTACCTACACCCTGACCCAAGCCGAAGTTGGCAAGGCGATCAGCGTCGAGGTCCGCTACACCGACCAGCAAGGCACCGCCGAAGGCCCCATCACTAGCACCGCCACCGACCCGGTCACCAACCTCAACGACGCCCCCGAGATCACTTCCAACGGCGGGGGCGACACGGCAGCGTTCAGCGTGGCCGAGAACAGCATCAACGTCACCCAAATGACGGGCTTTGACATCGACGGCGATCCACTCAGTTTCGCGATTGTTGGTGGCGCCGATCAGGCCCGCTTTGGGATCAATCCAGATACAGGCGTCTTGACCTTCCTCAACGCGCCAGACTTCGAGAGCCCGGACGACAGCGATCGCGATAACCGCTACGAGGTCGCGGTTCAGGTCAGCGATGGTAATGGAGGCAGCGATACACAAACCATCAGCGTCACTATCACTGACGTTGCTGAACCTGCCCCCGAGCCAGAACCCGAGCCAGAGCCAGAACCCGAGCCCGAGCCAGAGCCAGAGCCCGAGCCAGAGCCAGAGCCAGAGCCCGAGCCAGAGCCAGAGCCAGAGCCAGAGCCAGAGCCAGAGCCAGAACCTGAACCTGAACCTGAACCCGAACCTGAGCCCATCATCCCCCCACCCGAGGACTGGGACGAACTACCCGACGACGACGGTGACGGCGTGCCTGAGGTGGTCGAAGACTTCGTACCTGCACTGATCGAAGGCGGCGCCACCGGCGATGGCAATGGCGACGGCATTCCGGACCGCGAGCAGGCCGATGTCGCCTCGGTGCCGATTCGCCAGACCGACCAGGTCTCGGTGAATCCAGATGCCCCGAGCATTTTCGTCACCTTGGTCGGCGGGGTCTTTGCCGATGACGGCAGCGGCAGCGCGCCGGTCCCCGAGGGCGGCGTCCTGATCCGTGGCCTGACCCAGCGTGACGCCCCCGCCGATCGCCCCACCGATCTCGCCATGCCGCTCGGCCTGATCGGCTTCGATGCCGAGATAACCAACGGTTCAACGGCCGTCCCCTTCAGTCTGCTGGTCGACGGCGCCCTCGGGGTCAACGGCTTCTGGAAACAGACCAGCGACGGTGACTGGGTGAATCTGGCCAGCTCCGAGTTCGGCGGCCAAGTCGTCACCGTAGGCGCGATGACCCGCCTCGACTTCGTGATCGAGGACAATGGCCTGTTTGATACCAACCCCGCCATTGGATCGATCACCGACCCCGGCGCGCCGGGCTATCGTGAGCCGCTCGAGCCGCCACCCACCGACTGTCCCTATCGGCCGTTCCAACCGGACAGCGATGGCGACGGCGTGCCCGATGACCTGGAGGCCAGGCTCGGGCTCGACCCGGCGCTAAAAGACAATGATGTCTTCAATGACAGCGCCCTGTTTGTCCAGCAACTGTATCGCGATCTGCTCTGGCGCGAAGGCGAGGATGCCGGGGTCGCGTATTGGACGGGCGCCCTGGAGGCTGGGGCGAACCACGAGCAGGTCGTCATGGCCTTTCTCGACGCGCCGGAATATCAGGCCACGGCGGGCCTGATTGGGCGTTTCTACGAGGGCGCCCTCGGGCGCGCGCCGGATGCCTGTGGTCTGGACTGCTGGGTTGCGCAAGCACAGGCCGGCGTGCCGATGGAACAGTGA
- a CDS encoding AAA family ATPase, whose protein sequence is MKFPYGTADFHKIITDGYYYADRTAHIRALETAGDQLLFLRPRRFGKTAWLTTLENYYDLARAGEFDALFGSLAIGREPTARRNSYFVLRWDFSMVDASGSLAEIRQALHNHINAQVADFGVRCGDRLRADLQSHPSDGLVAFRAAVSAARAQGHDLYLLIDEYDNFANELMQQRRADYDALVSGEGLLKTVFKAVKSLASGSGIDRVFITGVSGGAGGHIQWLQRLQ, encoded by the coding sequence ATGAAATTTCCTTACGGTACCGCTGACTTTCACAAGATTATCACCGACGGCTACTACTACGCGGATCGCACCGCGCACATCCGCGCGTTGGAAACCGCCGGCGATCAGTTACTCTTTCTGCGCCCGCGTCGCTTCGGCAAAACCGCCTGGCTGACGACACTGGAGAATTACTATGATCTGGCGCGCGCCGGGGAATTTGATGCCCTGTTTGGATCGCTCGCCATTGGCCGCGAGCCCACCGCGCGGCGCAACAGTTACTTCGTACTGCGCTGGGATTTCTCCATGGTCGATGCCAGCGGCAGCCTGGCTGAGATTCGCCAAGCCTTGCACAACCACATTAATGCTCAAGTGGCGGATTTTGGGGTTCGCTGTGGCGACCGGCTTCGCGCCGACTTACAGTCTCATCCGAGCGATGGCCTGGTGGCTTTTCGTGCCGCCGTGAGCGCCGCCCGCGCCCAGGGCCACGATCTCTATCTTTTGATCGACGAATACGACAACTTTGCCAATGAGCTGATGCAGCAGCGACGCGCTGATTATGATGCGCTGGTCTCTGGCGAAGGGCTGCTCAAAACGGTATTTAAGGCGGTCAAGTCCCTCGCATCGGGTTCCGGCATTGATCGGGTGTTCATCACTGGAGTCTCCGGTGGTGCTGGCGGACATATCCAGTGGCTACAACGTCTCCAATGA